The DNA sequence GCCTTAGGCGGTTTTTATCTTAATGTTGGATAGCCTTTGTTTAGGTTACAGAGAAGAATCTTAAGCACCCATGCACAAGTAATCGTGTGGGGCGAAGGCGCTAATTTTGGCGTATGCTACTCGCTTCACTTCCGCTCGCAGCTCCTGAAATCACCACCCTGGAGGCCGCTGCTGCTCAGGGCCCGCACCCGCGAATGCGGCGGCGTGCCCAAGTTATTTTGGGACACCACCGCGGGGCGACCGTTCAGCAATTGGCCACTTTGTTTGCCGTGGGCTATAATACGGTCGGTATCTGGCTGCGCCGCTGGCAGGAGCTGGGCTTGGCCGGGCTGGCCGAGGGCCAGCGGTCGGGCCGCCCGCCGAAACTCCCACCAGCAGTAAAAAAAAGTAGCGACCTGGCTGGGTACGGCCACCCAGCAATTGCGCGCGTGGCTTCCTGACATCCGCCGAGGCTGGGGCCTCAAGCTCAGCCTGAGCACGCTGCGCCGGCTGGCGCGCCGCGCCGGCTACCGCTGGAAGCGCTGCCGCAGGAGTCTGAAAGCGCAACGCGACCCGGTCTTGTTTGCCGCCGCCCAGCAGCACCTGCACACGTTGCACCAAGCCGAAGCCCGCGGCGCGGTGGCCGTGGTCTACGTCGATGAGTGCCGCTTCTCGCGCCAAGCCCCCGTGCCCTATGCCTGGCAACGGCGTGGGCAGCCCCCGGTGGGCCTGCCCGCCGTACGGGGGCGCGGGGGGCATTCGGTCCTGGGCTTCTGGCAGGCCCACGCCCCGCACCAGCCCCTGGAGGCCTACGTGCGGGAAGGCAGCCTGACGGCCGACTTATTTGTGCTGGCCGTCAACGCATTCTGCCACAGTCTAAGCGGCCCTACCGTGCTCGTACTCGACAATGCCTCCATTCACAAAGCGCACGTGGTGCGCGCTTGTGAAGCCAAGTGGGCAGCGGCCGGCCTGACACTCTTTTTCTTGCCCGCCTACAGCCCCGAACTCAACCACATCGAACTGCTCTGGCACCGCTGCAAGCACTATTGGGTTCGCCCCCAGGATTACGCCACGGAGCAAACCTTGCTACAACGCCTCGAACACGTGCTGGCAAACGTCGGTAATCACTACACGATTACTTTTGCATGAGTGCTTAGTGGGCACCAACGCGTTACGAGTGTCCTTTCCCCAGCGGATAGTGCTGCTAACACCTCTAAAGGTATACGTGGGAATATTTTCGGTTACGCATAGCGACACCTATAGCCGTAGTGAGGTGGTCCGATTACGCTGGACAGTTTAGGGCATTAAGTTGAAGAATCTGTTGGTGAGTGTGATAGGGCAGTTGATAGGCGATGCTGGAGTGCAAACGTTCGTGATTATAGTAGTCAAAATAAATGGCCACGCTGGCCTGGGCGTCGGCCAGGTCGGCAAAAACGGGCCGCTCCCGTAGCTCGAGCACCTCTGTTTTGAGGCGCGACCATAAGCTTTCCGCCTGGGCATTGTCGTCGCAATCGCCCCGGCGGCTCTGCGAGCGCAGGGCCTGGTGGTCGTGGAGCAGTTGCCGGTAGACAGACGTTGCCACAATACTGCCCACCCCGGTCGGCGTGGACGAGCAAGCCGGGCGTGGGCGGTTGCGCCCAGAAAGCGCGCTGCAAGGCCCTGGTAATGAGCTCCTCCGGCATGGAGGCCCCCACTTGCCAGCCCAGCACCTGCTTGCTGGCCATGTCCTGGTACGCGCACAGGCACGCCCAGTCCCCGTTGGCCAGCGGCAGGTACGTGCTATCGCTGACCCAGACCCGGTTGGCCTGGGTGGGCTTGGGCTGGTCAAGCAGCCGATTCGGCGCGCAGCGCAGGCCGTGGGGCGAGTCGGTGGTGCGCGGAGTGTAGGCCTTGGGTTGCAGCGCGTGCAGCCCCCGTCGGCGCATGGCCGTACGTAGCCGCTGGCGGCCCACCCGGTAGCCTTTCTGGCGCAGGGCCACCCGCAGCCGGCGGGTGCCGTAGCGGCGTTTGTGGTGCGCGAAAACTTGGACCAAGGCCGCTTCCCAGGCGGGTGGCTCCTGGTTGACTGCCTGCCGTTGCGCTTGGTGCCACGCATAATAGCCGCTGGCCGGCATGCCCAGCACCTGGCAGAGCCGGCGCACGGGGCACTGAGCGCGTTGCACCTCGATGAAGCGGTAACGACTCATTGGCTGTCGGTCACGGAAAAGATGGCGATGGCTTTTTTTAAATTGTCCAGCTCCTGGGCCTGCCGCTGATTGGCAGCCCGCAACGGCCGCAATTCGGCCGCCGTGGCTGGGTCCAGCTCCGCCCCACGGGCGGCCGCCACCGGCGTAAGCGCTTGCTGCTGCCACTTGTAAATGCGCTTGGGGTCGATGTTCAAGGCGCGCGCGGCGGCCTGAGTCGAGCGGCTTTCACCGGCCAGGCGCAGGGCTCCGGCCCGGAAGGCGGCATCGTAACGCCGACGTTTGGTAGGTGGGGGACTGTCTTTCATGAAGTTGGAAAGTTAAGGCCCTATTCTGTCCACATTTACCCGACCACCTCACTATTGTGTCCTAGCAGGGATGCCCGGAGCAACCGGACTCCCTACCAGCACACGTTAGAAATGCACCGGGCCAGATGCCGAACACAGCTTGGTTGAGCAGCAAAGCGAGAGAATAGTCTACTACCGTGCGAGAGGACTATTTTGTCAATTCGCTCTCTCGGCTGGTATAATTCGGCCCAGCGGCTACTTTTTCACCACTAGATCCATGCCGCACTTCGGGCACTTGCCGGGATGGTTGGTCACCACTTCGGGATGCATGGTGCAGGTATACTGCGTAGCCAGGCTGGCGGGAGCGGTAGTGCTGTCGGAGGTTGCTGCCGCGGTAGTGGGGGGAGTCGTTGTAGTTTCAGTGCTCTTGTTGCCGGAGCAGCTGGTGGTGAAGGTGAGGCTGGCCAGGGCCAGGCTGTAGGGGAGGAACTTATTCATGGGATTAAGGAAAATTGCGAAAAGAGTGAAAGTGAAAATGATAGGAGTTACGCAAAAATCAGCGATGGATGGCGTAATTCATGTCGCATATACTCATTCAAAAAGCCTTGTTTGAGTTGATAGACAGTCTGTTTGGTTTGATAGGCGGCTTGTTTGAGGCGGGTCCAGGCGCGCACGGCCAGGGCAAGGCGGTTGCGCTGGCTGCGGGCCAGCCGGCACTGGTAGGCCTGCACGCCGGGGAGTTGCTTGAGTTCGCGGTGAAACTGCTCCATCGTCCAGCGGACGCTGCTTTTTTGCTCAGCAGCAGCCGTGTTCAAGGGCTCGGCCTCGTTGATGAGGAGGTAGTCCGTCCGGTGGGGGGACGCTAGTACGCGGAAAAGTTTCAGGGTGCAGTCTTTAGGCATATCCTTTGCTTTCAGGGTTTTGCCGGCTTCCACCTCCGCGACCGACCAGTACAGGCCGGCTACGGGCTGGTAGGGCTGCTGGCCGCCGGACTCGTCGACGAGGCGGTTGCTTTTCAGCGGGTAGTAAAACGTTTTGCCTTCTTTCAGTAGCCACTTGAACAGGGCCGTGGTGGCGTACCAGCTGTTCATCAGCACCGTGCGGTACGAGATGCCACGCGGAGTCAGTTGGGCCAGCATCCCGGCTACGTGGTCGAGGTTGGTCTTGCCGTCGGTGTCGGGGGCGAAGAGGCGATAGTCAATGAGCCAGAACTGGTCGGTTTCCGGGTTGACGTACACGCAGGTGACCAGGCCGATGCCGGCAATTACGCCGTGGGCGTTGCCGCTGTACGGGCGGCGTACGAGTTCGATGCGCCGGCTGTGGTGCTTGTCGAGCACCGTATCGTCAAACAGGACGTAGCCCCGCGCGCTCAACACGACCTGCGGGCGCACCTGCTGCCAGCGCTGACGCGGGGTAAAGCGCTGGGTTTTGAGAAAATAGCGCACGTTATCGTGCGAGAGGCCCTCCAGGTATTCGGCCAGGTACGTGCCCGTGTAGTTGACCTGGCTGCTCACCAAAAACTGCCCGTACAGTTGTGCCGTCACTTTTATGGCTTTTTCTTTCAAGTTACCTCCTTTTGCGTAAGTCCTAAATAATTGATTAACAGTTTAAAACGAGGTTAAGGTAATTGGTTGAGACGCTACATGGCCATGCCGCTCATGTGGTCATCGCCGGCTCCCTGGCGCAGGGTAAACTCGCTTTCCAGCAGGTAGGCTCCGGTGGTTACCACCGCGTCGCCGGCTTGCAGGCCGGCCAGTACCGGTACCGTAGTACTGGTGCCATCGCCCAGGCGCACCCGCACCCGCCGAAACTGCCGCTCGCCGGTTTGCTTCCACACGTAGCTCACGGCCCCGTTGTGGATAATGGCGGCCGGGGGCACGCGAAGGGCCGTTTCTACCGCCGCCGAAACCGTGGGGCGAGTGGCGGGGGCCGCCGGGAGGTTGTTGAGTAGCACGTTGGCCTGGGCCCCGGGCTGGAGGCGGCCGGCGGGATTAGCCACCTCAATGCGGGCCAGCGTCAGCTGGCTGCTGCCGCTCAGCTCGGGGCTCCGGAACACGACTTTGCCCCGCACCGGGTAGGCCTGGCCGGCCACCTGCACGGCCACTGTTTGGCCCAGGGGTAGCCGATTGGCTTCGGCCGGGTAGAGCTGGGCCTCTACCCACACGCTGCTCAAATCGGTGAGGGTGAGGATGGGAGAACCCTCGGCCACGTACTGGCCCTGCACCACGGCCAGGGTTTGCACCGTGCCGGTGCGGGGGCTGTAGTAGGTCACCAGCGGGTTGGGCTTGCCGCTTTGGGCCAGCTGCCGCAGCTGCGCGCCCGACACGCCCAGCAGGCGCAGCTTCTGGGCGGTGGCCTCGGCGAAGTGGCGGTAGGTGGGCTCGGCCACCAGCAGGTCCTGGGCCAGGGCCAGCAGGTACTCGCGCTGTAGGGTTTGCAGCTCCTCGCTGTACACGGAAAATAGCGGCGCGCCCCGGCGCAGCAGCTGCCCGGTCTGGCGCACGTAGAGCTTTTCGACCCGGCCCGCCACCCGGCTGCTGATGCTTTCGGTGCGCCGGGCATTAGCCGTTACGGTGCCCGTCAGCACGGTCTGGGGCACGGGCATATCGGTTTGGCGAATGCTGGTGGCGGGAGTTGGGCCGGTGCCCATCGTCTGAATCTGAATATTACCCAGTGCCAGCTGCTGGGCCGTGATAATAAGGTCATTGGTAGCTAAATCGGTGTCTGGTAGCTGGCTGATGGCCGGGCGGGCCGACGTTTTCACCAGGTCCATACCGCAGATGGGGCAGCTGCCGGGCTGCTTTTCGCGCACCTGCGGGTGCATGGGGCAGGTGTACACGGCCGAGGCCACCACCGGCTTCTTTTGGGCGACGGGCGGTGCCACCGCCACCAGGTGCATGTGGCAAATGGGGCAGTCGCCCGGCGCATCGGCGTGGATTTGCGGATGCATCGGGCAGGTGTAATAGGCCGCCGCCTTAGCGGTTTGGTCGAGGTCAGGCTTGGTTTGCTGGCAAGCCGTTGCACCGAGCAGCAGCCCGGCCAGCAGCAGCGTTAGCCACGGCCGCCAGCGGGTTTGCCAGGGCTTGTCTTGGAGTGCATTAGTCATGGGCGGGCGGGTTGGCGGCGTTGGCGGAGGTTTGAATAAATCCCTCGCTATCAATGAGGTACTGGCCATTGGCGGCCACGTCTTCGGAACCGGTGAGGCCGCGCAGCACTTGCACCTGGCTGGCGGTGCGCTGGCCTACCTGCACGGCCACCGGCACGAACGTGGCCCCGCGTCGCACGAAGGCCACCTGCCGGGTACCGAGGTCTACCACGGCGGTGCGGGGCAGCCAGAAGCTCCCGGTCCCGGCCGGGGCGGCGGTGGGCACCAGCTGCCCGGTCAGGCGCTGGCCGCGCCGCAGCCGGCCCTGCGGGTTGGGTAGGTACACCCGCACGGCCGCCACGCTGGCCCCGGTGCGGAACTCGGGCTCCACTAAATCGAGCCGCGCGGTGCGGGACGGCAGACTGGTGCCTTCGGCCACCACGCGCAATTGCTGGCCGGGTCGCAGCCGGCCCAGCTCGGCCGGTGTGGGCTGAAATAAGCCCCAAACCTGGTCGGTATTTATTACCTGAAACAGGGTTTGGCCGGTGCTCACATACGCTCCTTCCGTGAGGCTGAGCGCCTGGGGCTGCCCCTGGGTTGCCGCCGAATTATCCGCGGGTCCGCTGGGTGTGCCGGCGCTCATGGCGCCGGTAGCGGCGGCACCGTTGGCCGGAACTGGCGCGGCAGTTGTTAGACTTTCCACCACGTAGCCATCGTAAGGGCTGAAAATGACTACCCGGTAGCTGGGCCGGCGCGTGCGGGCCAGGTCCGCGAGCTGCTGGTTGGTGAGGCCGAGCAGGCGTAGCTTCTGCCGGGCCCCGGCCACCAGCGGCGCGTTGGCGGCGTCGTTTTCCAGCAGGAAAATCAGCTCCTGCTCGGCCGTTACCAGCTCGGGGCTGTAGAGTTCGAGCAGCTTCTGGCCCCGCCGCACCGGCTGGTAGTTGAAGCGCACCGCCAGCTGCTCGATGCGCCCGCCGAAGCGGGCCGCCACGGCCCGGCTGCGGCGCGGGTCGTAGTCCACCACGCCCGGCAGGGTGAGGGTATCGGCCGCCGCGCCCTCGGCGGTGGGGCGCACCGTGGCCACGGCCGCCAGCACGGCGGCGTTGGGGGCCTGGCTTACCTGGTTCAGGTCGGCGGGCGCAGCGGCGGCGGCATTATTATTCAGTACTTTGGGCACCAGGTCCATGCCGCAGATGGGGCACTGGCCGGGGACCTCGCGCACAATCTGGGGGTGCATGGGGCAGGTGTACTGCATGGCCGCCGAGCTGGCCACCGGTTGGGCGGGGGCCTGCGACGCGGGCCCGTGGGCCTGGCCGTGGCAGCCGGCCAGCAGCGCCAGTACCAGTAGCGGGGCCAGCAGCCGAACGGGCCAGTTGCGGCGGCGGGGGCTATTGCTCAAGTTCCTGGTCATAGCGCACATGAAGGGTCATCAGTTCATATTGGGTATCAAGGTATTGCAGGCGGGCCATCAGCCAGGCATCGAGGGCTTCGACCACGGCGGGCAGCTGGGCGGTGTTTTGTTGGTAGGCCAGCAGCGTGACCTGGTAGGTTTTGTGCAAGGCGGGCAGCACGCCCTGCTCGTAGTTGAGCAGCTGCTCGCGCTGCACCCGCAGGTCCGATTGCAGGGTGCTGATGCGGCCGGCCGCGTCGTTGAGCAGGCTGGCGCGCTGCTGCTGCACGGCCTGGGCCTCAAAGCCCAGGGCGGCGGTGTTGGCCTTGTACTCGCGGGCCGACCATGGCGCGAAGGGCAGCGTGACCATGCCCATCACCGAAAACTGGTTGGGGGTGTTGCCGATGCCGTTCATGTGGTCGTAGCGCACCCCAAAATCGGGCCGGCGGCGGCTGGCTTCCACCTGCTGGCTGAGGCGCACCACGGCCAGGCTACGGTCGAGGCGGCGCACGTCGGAGCGGCGGGCGGCTAGGGCGGTGGTGTCCGGGTACGGGCCGGCGAAGCTGGTGGGCAGCAGGGTATCCACGGCAAACTCGGCTTCGGGGTCGCGGGCCATCAGGGTGTTCAGGCCGATGGTGTGCTGGCGCAACTGGCCGTAGAGCCGGGCGTGGTCGTTGCCGTGCTGGGCCACCCGCGCCTGCACCTGGTAGATGCTGGCCAGCGTGGTCTGGTTGTAGGGGTAGCGGGCCTGGGCAATTTTCAGCAGGAAATCGAGCAGCTCGGAGCTCTCGTCCAGCACTTTCAGCTTCTTTTCCAGCACCACGCGGCCGTAGTACAGCGTGCGGGCCCGGGCCCGCAGCTCGTTGAAGCTGGCGGCCTGGTCGGCCTGCTCCACGGCGGCCTGGCTGGCCAGGTAGTCGCGCTTGGCGCGCTGCTTGGCCGGGTTGGGCAGCATCTGCTCCACCGAGACCATTTGCATGCCCATGCCCTGGCCGTTGTTCATCTCCTTGATGGGCCGCTGGTTGTAGGGCGTCATCCAGTAGCCAGCGCTGATTTTGGGCGGCTCCCAGGTGCTGGCCCCGGCCACGGCGGCGTCTTTGGCGCGGGCGCGGGCGTCGTACTGGCGCAGGGCGGGGTTGGCCTGCCGCACGTTGCGCAACACGGAATCGAGCGGCAGCCGGGGCTGCTGGGCACGGGCCGGGAGGACCACTAGACCAAGCAGCCCTATCAGTATCAGGAAAGGTGTTTTCAGCAAATTTAGCATGGTTTCAAGCGCTTAATGTTTCACCGCGAGCACGTCCAGCTTGCCAAACTTGCGCAGCTCGTACTCCTTGGTCATCAAAAAAATCAGCGGCGTGACCAGCAGAATGTGCGTCGAAGACGTGAACACGCCCCCAATCATGGGCAGCACGATGGGCAGCATCACGTCGGAGCCCGTACCCGTGGCCCACAGCACCGGCACCAGCCCGAACAGCGCCACCGATACGGTCATCAGCTTGGGCCGCAGGCGCTTGGCCGCACCATTGAACACGGCCTCGCGCAAATCCTGCTTCGTAATGGTTTCGCTGGAGTTGCCTTTGCGGGCCACCAGCTGCTGCATGGCATCATTGAGATAGATGACCATGATGACGCCCGTTTCCACGGCCAGCCCGAACAGGGCGATGAAGCCCACGGCCACCGCCACCGACAAATGCACGCCGTAGAAATACACCATGTAGGCCCCGCCGATGAGGGCGAACGGGATGGTGACCAAACTCAGCAGCGCCTCGCGCACCGAGTGGAAGGCGAAGTACAGGCACCCAAAAATCACGAGTAGCACGATGGGCAGAATGAGCAGCAGCGTGCGCTGCGAGCTAATGAGGTTTTCGTACTGTCCGCTCCACTCCAGGTAGTAGCCGGCGGGCAGCTTGCCCTGCATGCTCTGCACCTTTTTCATGGCCTCGCTCACGGTGCCGCCCAGGTCGCGGCCCCGCACGTTGAAGAGTACCGCGCCGCGCAATTGGGCGTTTTCGGAGTTAATCATGGGTGGGCCGTTTTCGAAGCGCAGGGTGGCCACGGCCGAAAGCGGCACCGGCCCGTAGGCGGTGGTCTGGATGGGGATGCGGCCCAGCGCGGGCAGGCTGTTGCGGAAGTCTTCGGCCAGGCGCACGCCGATGGCGAAGCGCCGCCGGCCCTCCACGGTGCTGGCCACCGGGGCCCCGCCGATGGCCATTTCCACCACCTCGTTCACCTGGTCCACGGTGAGGCCGTAGCGGGCCAGCTGGGGGCGGTTGAGGTCGATTTGCAGGTACTTGCCGCCCGTGATGGGGTCCACGTACAGGTCCTCCACGCCGGGCACGCCTTTGAGGGCCGCCCGCACCTGCTGCGACACCCGATAAATGGTATCGAGCTGCTGGCCATATACTTTTACGCCCACGTCGGTCCGAATACCGGTGCTCAGCATGTTAATGCGGTTGATGATGGGCTGGGTCCAGCCGTTCACCACGCCGGGGATTTGCAGCTTGCCGTTCAGCTCTTCAATGAGTTTGGCCTTGGTCATGCCGGCCCGCCACTCGGCGCGGGGCTTGAGCTGGATGATGGTTTCAATCATGCTCAGCGGGGCGTTGTCGGTGGCGGTGCTGGCCCGGCCGGCCTTGCCCAGCACGCCCTTCACCTCGGGCACCTGCATAATAATCTTGTCCTGCACCTGCAAAATGCGCTTCACCTCGGTGTTCGACACGTCGGGCTGGGTAATGGGCATGAACAGAATCGAGCCCTCGTCGAGCGGCGGCATAAACTCGGTGCCCAGACTCAGCAGCAGTGGAATGCTCACGGCCAGCAGCGCCAGGTTGATGGCGATGGTGGTTTTGCGCCAGGTCAGGCACCAGTTGATGAGGGGCGCGTACACCCGCTCCAGGCCCCGGTTGATGGGGTTCTGCTCCTCGGTTTTGAACTTGCCCTTCATGAAAAAGGATAGCAGCACCGGGGCCAGCGTCACGGCCAGCACGGCATCAATGAGCAGGATAAAGGACTTGGTGTAAGCCAGCGGATGAAACAGCTTGCCTTCCTGCCCGGTGAGCAGAAAAACCGGCAGAAACGACGCCACGATGATAATCGTGGAGAAGAAAATGCCCCGCGACACCTGCTGGCTGGATTTCTCGATGATGGCGAGGCGCTCGTCGTTAGTCATTATTTAGGGGGATTTAGGTGTAATCAGCACGTCATGCTGAGCGAAGGCGGAGCCGCAGCCGAAGCATCTCTACCGCTCCGTTGCGCCGATTAGGTTAGTGTTGCGGTAGAGATGCTCCGCCTTCGCTCAGCATGACGTTCTCTTTGTTGTCCGGCGGCCCGCCCGCACTGGCCGCTTCCTCCGCCGCCTGGTGCAGCGCCAGGTTGCGGTAGGCATTTTCGGCCATCACAATGCCGTTATCCACAATCACCCCAATGGCCAGGGCGATGCCGGTGAGCGACATGATGTTGGACGAAATACCAAAGGCATTGAGCAAAATGAAGCTGGCCGCGATGGTAATCGGAATCTGGAGCAGGATGCTCAGGGCGCTGCGCCAGTGGAAGAGGAACACCAGCACCACCAGCGACACCACGGCCATTTCCTCCAGCAGCGTGTGCTCGATGTTGGCCACCGATTCCTTAATCAGCCCGCTGCGGTCGTACACGATGTCGAACGACACGCCGGCCGGCAGGCCCTTGGCTACTTCGGTCATCTTGGCCTTCACGCGGGTGATGACTTCGTCGGCATTCTCGCCGTAGCGCATTACCACAATGCCGCCCACGGCCTCGCCCTGGCCGTTGTGGTCGAAGATGCCGAGGCGGGCTTCGCCGGTCATCTGCACCGTGCCCAGGTCGCGCAGGCGCAGTGGCACGCCGCCCGGGCGGGTGAGGACCGGTACGTTTTCCAGGGTGGCCACGTCCTGAATGTAGCCATTGGTTTTGATGATGTAGCCGGTGCCGCCCTGCTCAAATTTGCGGCCGCCGGCTTCGTTGTTGTTGCTGCGCACGGCGGCCAGCACCTGCGGCAAACTCACATTGTAGTAGGTGAGCTTGGTGGGGTCCACCGTCACCTGGTACTCGGGCTGGAAGCCACCGAAGCTGGCCACTTCGCTCACGCCGGGCACGGTTTGCAGGCCGAATTTCACGTACCAGTCCTGCAAAGCGCGCTGCTCGCCCAGGTCTAGCTTGGGGGCTTTGAGGGTGTACCATAGCACGTGGCCCACGCCCGTGCCATCGGGGCCGAGGGTGGGGGTGAGGCCGGCCGGCAGCAGCCGCTGGGCGTAGTTGAGGCGTTCCAGCACCCGCTCGCGGGCCCAGTAGATATCGGTGTTGTCGTTGAAGATGACGTACACGAAGCTCATGCCGAACATGGAGGCGGCGCGCACGGCCCGCACCTGGGCCAGCCCCTGCAGGTTGGTTACCAGCGGATAAGTCACCTGGTCCTCAATAATCTGCGGCCCGCGTCCGGCCCACTCGGTGAATACAATCACCTGGTTTTCAGACAGGTCAGGAATCGCATCAATCTTGCTGGCCCGGATGGAGAAAATACCCCAGACCAGTAGCCCGGCCGATAGCAGCAGCACCACGCCCCGATTGCGCAGGGACAGGGAAATAAGTTGTTCAATCATCTGATTAGCAGTAGTCAGGCGCTTTATCCCGGTGGGATAATAGCATGTTACTCCGAGCGTTGCCGGCCGAGCCAGTTGCTCAGCATACCGGACGCGCGAAAGCCCCACGGCCGCACGGCCGGGGGCACCAGGCAACACCCGGAAGCTAAATCAGGAAGGCGTGGCCCCGCACGTAGGCGGGGCAGGCGAGTGGCGGGGCGGCGGTAGCCCGCAGCGGCGCGGCCGGCTCATCGGCCGGATAAGTGGGGATTGGCAGGCGGTAGGCCAGCCGCAGCACGGGCGGCGCCGGCACGGCTAGCAGCACCGGCAGCTTGAGCTGCGCAGTGGTGAGCTTCACATCCTTGAGGGTGCTGCTCAGCTTTTGGTCGTGGCAGCAGCCGGTGGGCTTTTTGGGCACCGGGCAGCAGCAGGCCGCTTCGTGGGCCACCGAAACGCCCGTCATCGTTGCCCCACAGAAATGCATGCTGTACACCAACCCGGGGCTGGACAGCAGGTAGCTTACAAGTAGGAATAGACTGAGGAGGCGTTTCAAGTCAACAGAACAACGAGTTAGCAGAATAAATTGCCGCCCACAAAGATACGGCGGCTGACCAGCGCAGGATTTACATAATTCAACGACGAGGCTTGCATAATTTGCGCCTCTATCCGAGGCACAGCCGGCTAGGAGTAGGGGCGCAGCTACTAACCTAGGACTTACGCACTCGCCTAAGCAAGTGCTTGGATGAGTGGTTTTTGAAACAACTGCCGCAGGTAAGGTACCCATTGCCGTTGGTGCGCCTATTACATGGTTTGCCCAATGGCACGCGCATGTTGGCGGAGCGAACCCACGCTAAGTAGCCGCATTGCAAGTGGTTGCGCTGGGCTTGGGCCTTGCGGCATCGGCACTTCTCCGCCCCGGTCAGTTGTTTGAAGCTACGGTGAAACCCCCCGACCTGCCCCCGCACCTGCACGGCCTCAAGCACCATTTCGCGT is a window from the Hymenobacter nivis genome containing:
- a CDS encoding efflux RND transporter permease subunit, whose amino-acid sequence is MIEQLISLSLRNRGVVLLLSAGLLVWGIFSIRASKIDAIPDLSENQVIVFTEWAGRGPQIIEDQVTYPLVTNLQGLAQVRAVRAASMFGMSFVYVIFNDNTDIYWARERVLERLNYAQRLLPAGLTPTLGPDGTGVGHVLWYTLKAPKLDLGEQRALQDWYVKFGLQTVPGVSEVASFGGFQPEYQVTVDPTKLTYYNVSLPQVLAAVRSNNNEAGGRKFEQGGTGYIIKTNGYIQDVATLENVPVLTRPGGVPLRLRDLGTVQMTGEARLGIFDHNGQGEAVGGIVVMRYGENADEVITRVKAKMTEVAKGLPAGVSFDIVYDRSGLIKESVANIEHTLLEEMAVVSLVVLVFLFHWRSALSILLQIPITIAASFILLNAFGISSNIMSLTGIALAIGVIVDNGIVMAENAYRNLALHQAAEEAASAGGPPDNKENVMLSEGGASLPQH
- a CDS encoding HYC_CC_PP family protein, producing the protein MKRLLSLFLLVSYLLSSPGLVYSMHFCGATMTGVSVAHEAACCCPVPKKPTGCCHDQKLSSTLKDVKLTTAQLKLPVLLAVPAPPVLRLAYRLPIPTYPADEPAAPLRATAAPPLACPAYVRGHAFLI